Part of the Brevibacillus brevis genome is shown below.
GCTCCAGCCCTTGCACCAGCTTTTCGATCTCTGTCCTGTCAGTCGTCCGCTGTGTCAGAAGCGTCCTGTCAGCATCATCTGTCCGATTTCCTTTCAAGAACAAGGCAACAGCCATGCAAAGCACGCCTGCTCCAATCATGATGAGATACACTACGTCCATAATGGCCACCTTTGTTTCTGGCATGTCTTCTTTCCTTATTACAAGGAGATATCAATAAATCGCCCGCGCAAGGGATCCCTCATCGACACCGAAGATGGCGCCTTGTCCTCTGCGGAAGCACCCTCGAGTGAGACTGGGTCTTTTCCTTCCCGCTCCTGCTTTTCTTTTTGCTGTTTGTTCTCCCGCTCTCGGATCTGGCTCTTTTCTGGCTGAGCGACCTCGACCGGGCGACTGCGCATCTGCTGGTCAAGCAGGGAGCGTTCGTCGAGCATCGATTGCTGTTCATGGATGGTACGCTGCTGCTGGTGCTCCTGAATCCTTCCCGCCTCGAGCGAACGAGGCACAGCGACCTGCAATTCCACCGCTTTCCAACTCATGGAGGCTCACTCCCTGCCGCTTTTGGATGTGGGCAAAAACGAAAATCAGATCAAGGTGGCCGTACTGATTTCTCCGTCAAGCACGACAAAACGCGTCCGCGCATACTCGTGCTTGATGAAATGCACAAGTTTCCCGAACGTCATCTTGATCCCGGGGTACATCACGTGGTATGCCTCGATCGCAGCCGGCCCTTCTCCCTTTAACTCGGTCTCCACATCTTTTTTCCGGGCCTCGAGTGTCTTGCACTCCTTTTCCAGCACAAGCCGGGTATTCGTGAGTTTGATCTGGAGCATTTTTTTGTCTGGAGGCAATTCCCCGCTCGTTTGCAAAATCTGGTTCATGACACTGAGACCTTGATCCGTTTTGCGCAAATTTTCATACACCTGCTGCAATTCCTTTTGGATTTGCACCAGCTCCTGGCGAAGCTCCGGCTTCACTCCCACTTCGAGGACCGTCGGCGTCGCGCTCGTATTGCCGAATACGCGTGCGGCAATCTTCTCGCCCGCTTGCAATACACCGCCAATGATGATGCCTTTGGCACCTTTGCACAGGATTTGCTTGCCAGCCCGAACCGTCGAAAACATGATGCTCTGCGACACGATTACCTGATTTCCCGCTGTCACGTTTGCATTTTGGATAAAGGATGTGCGAACGTCATGGCCTGCGACGATGGACCCTTTGTCTTGAGCCACGATTCCGCTTTTGATTTCGATGGATCCACCTGCGATCAGCTCCGCTCCTTCTACACTGCCCAAGACGCGAATATCGCCCGATGCTTTTACTCGAAACCCATTTAATACGTTCCCGCGAATGACCACCGTTCCCACAAAGTCGATGTTGCCGACGCCGAAGTCCACGTCCCCGTTCACTTCAAAGACAGGGAAGACATTCAGCTTGTCCTGGTCTGTGAACGATACCTGACCGTCAATGGCTGCATAAATCATGGTTCGCTCCTGATTTTGCACCACGTTTTTTCCAGGCTTGATGATGACATCTCTGCCGGCTTTGGGAATGATGGGCTCTCCGGTAACGGACTTGCCAGGTTGACCTTGCCCCGCTGGGATTTTGCGCGCCAACAGCTGCCCCTTTACGACGTTAGGGATCGTTGTGAGGTTGTAGAAGTCGACGCGACCGTCTTCCAGTTCTTTGGGACCGCTTTCCTCACGCACCGAATCAAGATAAGGGTATTCTACCGATCCATCCGTACCCGGCACAGGAGGGAGGCCCCTGGCGACGGTGACCTGTGCATGAACGAATTTGCGAGGCAAGGTGCACAAATCCTGAACGACGTTGTCCAGGATTCCGAAAGTGACCCGGTGTTTCCGAAGCTCTTCATATACATCACTTTCCCGGATCAAGATGTTGTCGAGATCCTCCTCCTCTGCACGGAGAATGATCACCGCTTCCAGTTTGTCTGCGGACAGCTTCACTTCGAATCGATAGTTCCCGATCGCTTCCATCTTGCTTCCCCCTTTACATCATTGGGTACTTTCTCTCTACATTAATTGCGACTTCCATCTGGACAACGCAGAACGAAGACGGAAAAGAGCCTTGGAATGTAGCTGGGATATTCGTGAAGGAGACAGGCTCATGATTTCTGCGATTTCCGACAACGTCATCTCCTCGAAGTAGAACAGCGAAACGACGAGTCTTTCCTTTTCCGGGAGCTTG
Proteins encoded:
- a CDS encoding FapA family protein; this translates as MEAIGNYRFEVKLSADKLEAVIILRAEEEDLDNILIRESDVYEELRKHRVTFGILDNVVQDLCTLPRKFVHAQVTVARGLPPVPGTDGSVEYPYLDSVREESGPKELEDGRVDFYNLTTIPNVVKGQLLARKIPAGQGQPGKSVTGEPIIPKAGRDVIIKPGKNVVQNQERTMIYAAIDGQVSFTDQDKLNVFPVFEVNGDVDFGVGNIDFVGTVVIRGNVLNGFRVKASGDIRVLGSVEGAELIAGGSIEIKSGIVAQDKGSIVAGHDVRTSFIQNANVTAGNQVIVSQSIMFSTVRAGKQILCKGAKGIIIGGVLQAGEKIAARVFGNTSATPTVLEVGVKPELRQELVQIQKELQQVYENLRKTDQGLSVMNQILQTSGELPPDKKMLQIKLTNTRLVLEKECKTLEARKKDVETELKGEGPAAIEAYHVMYPGIKMTFGKLVHFIKHEYARTRFVVLDGEISTATLI